In one window of Schistosoma haematobium chromosome 5, whole genome shotgun sequence DNA:
- the PRDX1_7 gene encoding Peroxiredoxin-1 (EggNog:ENOG410V5GS~COG:O) — MVLLPNKPAPEFKGNAVVNGEFKEISLKDYRGKYVVLFFYPADFTFVCPTEIIAFSDQVEEFNSRNCQVIACSTDSQYSHLAWNNLDRKSGGLGQMKIPLLADRTQEISRAYGVLDEEDGNAFRGLFIIDPKGILRQITINDKPVGRSVDETLRLLDAFQFVEKHGEVCPVNWKRGDHGIKVNKK, encoded by the exons ATGGTATTGTTGCCCAATAAACCTGCACCAGAATTCAAAGGAAATGCTGTGGTTAATGGTGAATTCAAAGAGATCAGTTTGAAGGATTATCGAGGAAAATATGTTGTATTATTCTTCTATCCAGCTGATTT CACATTCGTGTGTCCCACTGAAATCATCGCGTTCAGTGACCAGGTGGAGGAGTTCAACAGTCGAAATTGTCAAGTGATCGCCTGTTCTACAGATTCTCAATACAGTCATCTTGCATGGAACAATTTGGATCGTAAATCGGGTGGGTTGGGTCAGATGAAAATCCCTCTGTTGGCCGACCGCACACAGGAGATCTCCAGAGCATATGGTGTATTAGATGAGGAGGATGGTAATGCATTCAG AGGTTTATTCATCATTGATCCGAAGGGAATTCTACGTCAAATCACGATCAATGACAAGCCAGTTGGACGATCTGTAGATGAAACATTACGACTACTGGACGCGTTCCAATTTGTGGAGAAGCATGGTGAAGTGTGTCCAGTGAACTGGAAACGTGGTGATCATGGGatcaaagttaataaaaaataG